From the Sphingomonas suaedae genome, one window contains:
- a CDS encoding diacylglycerol/lipid kinase family protein has product MERLWFITNPDSGSATQAKCDALEAVFAERGLHLAGRTAFPNEPIPKADALDAADVDTVVLFAGDGTINAALCALADWEGAFLILPGGTMNLLAKALHDDADPAAIVHAAHQASRRVAMNFVEAGPHRAFVGLILGPAAHWGRAREAARAGRVARTWNAIRNAWRRSFGRGIGVRGVAEMRDRYQAVFVAPAPDGLRVDAIDARDWSAIAELGWNWLTGDWIAARAVTHRHASRLEPVGTRPVLALFDGEPVTLESGVAITGGTTAPVFLATRSDAA; this is encoded by the coding sequence ATGGAACGACTATGGTTCATCACCAACCCGGACTCAGGATCGGCGACACAGGCCAAATGCGACGCGCTGGAGGCGGTGTTCGCCGAACGCGGCCTGCATCTGGCTGGGCGCACTGCTTTCCCGAACGAGCCAATTCCCAAAGCAGATGCGCTCGACGCCGCGGATGTCGATACCGTGGTGCTGTTTGCCGGGGACGGCACGATCAACGCTGCCCTTTGCGCGCTGGCGGACTGGGAGGGTGCCTTCCTGATCCTGCCAGGCGGCACGATGAATCTGCTCGCCAAGGCATTGCATGACGATGCTGATCCTGCTGCGATCGTCCATGCAGCGCATCAAGCGTCGCGGCGGGTTGCGATGAACTTTGTCGAGGCAGGACCGCATCGCGCCTTTGTCGGCTTGATTCTCGGCCCTGCGGCGCATTGGGGGCGCGCGCGGGAGGCTGCACGCGCGGGGCGCGTCGCGCGGACCTGGAACGCGATCCGCAATGCGTGGCGACGTAGCTTCGGGCGGGGGATCGGCGTGCGTGGCGTCGCCGAAATGCGCGATCGGTATCAGGCGGTGTTCGTCGCACCCGCGCCCGACGGGTTGCGGGTCGATGCGATCGACGCGCGCGACTGGTCGGCGATCGCCGAACTTGGCTGGAACTGGCTGACGGGCGACTGGATCGCGGCGCGCGCCGTCACCCATCGTCATGCGTCGCGGCTTGAGCCGGTCGGCACGCGGCCCGTGCTCGCGCTGTTCGACGGCGAACCGGTAACGCTGGAGTCCGGTGTGGCGATTACCGGCGGAACCACCGCGCCCGTTTTTCTCGCGACCCGGAGCGACGCGGCATGA
- the cpdR gene encoding cell cycle two-component system response regulator CpdR: MTRILLAEDDQVMREYLTRALEKSGYSVVAVDRGTAALPLIEAERFDLLLSDIVMPEMDGIELAQRASEIAPDMRIMFITGFAAVTLKAGKQVPQARVLSKPFHLRDLVLEVDRLFEMEQVPSRN; encoded by the coding sequence ATGACCAGAATCTTGTTGGCCGAAGACGATCAGGTGATGCGCGAATATCTTACGCGCGCGCTGGAGAAGTCCGGCTATTCGGTCGTCGCGGTCGATCGCGGAACCGCGGCGCTCCCCCTGATCGAGGCCGAGCGTTTCGACCTGCTGCTCAGCGATATCGTGATGCCGGAGATGGACGGCATCGAACTCGCCCAGCGCGCGAGCGAGATCGCGCCGGACATGCGGATCATGTTCATCACCGGATTCGCCGCCGTCACGCTGAAGGCGGGCAAACAGGTGCCGCAGGCACGGGTGTTGTCAAAGCCCTTTCACCTGCGCGATCTGGTGCTGGAAGTGGACCGGTTGTTCGAGATGGAGCAGGTCCCCAGCCGGAACTGA
- a CDS encoding N-formylglutamate amidohydrolase, which yields MRTPPPFDLHGPATPVSPVVLSVPHAGRDYPLPLRAALKVPPTSLVALEDRHADTLALAARGIETLFVATRPRAWIDLNRAEHERDPRIDEGAQAMPESAQSLKLRSGLGLVPRRAGGVDLWRRRFAAEEVRARIEQDHRPYHAAIAAALVAARARFGVAILLDIHSMPPLAPGGARMVIGDRFGRSSAARFVARIEGVTHAARIRSAVNTPYAGGHILDRHGDPAANIHAIQIEVDRTLYLDRRRDRPGPGLDAAAALLRRIIDAVSDEALPLADAAQ from the coding sequence GTGCGCACGCCGCCGCCCTTCGACCTTCACGGTCCCGCCACGCCCGTCTCGCCGGTGGTACTGTCCGTCCCCCATGCCGGGCGCGACTATCCGCTGCCGCTGCGCGCCGCGCTCAAGGTGCCACCGACCAGCCTGGTCGCGCTGGAGGATCGCCATGCCGACACGCTGGCGCTGGCGGCGCGCGGGATCGAAACGCTGTTCGTCGCCACCCGTCCGCGCGCCTGGATCGATCTCAACCGCGCGGAGCATGAGCGCGATCCGCGCATCGACGAGGGGGCGCAGGCGATGCCGGAAAGCGCCCAGTCGCTGAAACTGCGCAGCGGGCTGGGCCTGGTGCCGCGCCGCGCGGGGGGCGTGGATCTGTGGCGCCGCCGCTTCGCTGCCGAAGAGGTGCGCGCGCGGATCGAACAGGATCACCGCCCCTACCACGCCGCGATCGCCGCCGCGCTTGTCGCCGCGCGCGCCCGATTCGGAGTCGCGATATTGCTCGACATCCATTCGATGCCCCCGCTTGCACCGGGCGGCGCGCGGATGGTGATCGGCGATCGGTTCGGCCGGTCCAGCGCCGCGCGCTTCGTCGCGCGGATCGAGGGCGTGACCCATGCCGCCCGCATCCGCAGCGCGGTCAACACACCCTATGCTGGCGGCCATATCCTCGACCGCCATGGCGATCCGGCGGCAAACATTCATGCGATCCAGATCGAGGTCGATCGGACCCTGTATCTCGACCGCCGCCGCGACCGACCCGGTCCCGGCCTGGACGCGGCCGCCGCGCTGCTGCGCCGGATCATCGACGCCGTGTCCGACGAGGCGCTGCCGCTTGCCGATGCGGCGCAATAG